CGGGTTCGAGGGCCATGCGGGCGGCCATGATCTCCGACGGGCTGGGGTGATCGTGGCCTTCGGGGGTTGCGGTCCCGTCGAGGGCGAGGAAGGTGCCCCGCCCGACGTGACGCAGGACGATGCCGCGACTTTCGAGGTCCTCCAGAGCGGTCCGTACCGCTGCGCGCCCCACACCGACGGCAGTGGCCAGGTCACGTTCAGTGGGCAGACGGTCACCGGGCTTGAGTCCGGCGTCGACAATGTGCCGCTGAATGTGCCTGAGAACGCTGGCCGTTGGGCCGACCGGATGGCTCATGCCCCCTCCTCACCAAACCAATGCGGACCAATACTAGCACCACCCCAAACCAATTACCGGCCGGTAGGTCATTGACCGACGCGAAACGCGTACTTAAGGTCACCGATACGAACCGATAGCCAAGATTGGTTCCAATTGGTTGGAGGGCCGGTGCGGTACGCACGGATTCACACCACCGACGGCGTGCGCGTGTGCGCGGTGGACGAGCAGGGGACCACACGAGCGATCCGCTTCGCCGACACCGGCGAGTGGATCACGGAGTTGCAGCAGATCATCGCCGCCGGGCCGACGGCCGGGAAACGTGTGCAGGTCGACGGCCAGGCCGCGGACGGCAAACTGCTTGCGCCTCTGGTGCCGCACCGCAACGTCTTCTGCGTGGGACGCAACTACTCCGAACACGCCGCCGAGTTCGCCCGCAGCGGGTTCGATGCCACCGGGTCGGCCGACGGGCAGCACATCCCCCAGCACCCGGTGGTGTTCACCAAACCCGCCGCGTCGGTCATCGCCTCCGGCGATGTGGTCGATCCCCACACCGACATCACCTCCGCACTGGATTACGAAGGTGAGATCGGCATCATCATCGGGCGCCGCTGCTCGAAGGTCTCGCGCGAAGAGGCTCTGCAGTACGTGTGGGGCTACACCTTGATCAACGACGTGACCGCACGGGATCTGCAGCGTGATCACAAGCAGTGGTTCATCGGCAAGTCCCTGGACACGTTCTGCCCGATGGGCCCGTGGGCGGTGAGCGCGGACGAGATCGACATCGAGGATCTGCAGCTGCAGACCCGGGTCAACGACGAGCTGCGCCAGGACGCCAACACCTCTCAGCTGATCTTCGATGTGCCTACCATCATCGAAACGCTGTCGGCCGGCATCACGCTGGAGCCCGGCGACGTGATCGCCACCGGCACCCCGGTGGGTGTCGGGATCGGCTTCGACCCGCCCAAGTACCTCACCACCGGAGACCGCGTCGTGGTGTCCGCGCCGGGCCTCGGCGAGCTGACCAACGTCATCGGCCCGGTACCGGGCCGCGACCGCCTGCAGTCGGCGGGTGCGGCGCGGCTGTTCGTGGAGAAGATCGGGCAGGGAACGCCCGTCGTGTTCATCCACGGCCTGGGCGGTGCCACGACCGTCTACGACCAGCAGGCCTCCGCGCTCGCCGAGACCCACACGGTGCTGCGGTACGACCTGTCCGGGCACGGACGCTCCCCGCGCGCCGGTGTCCCCAGCATTGCGGACTGGGTGGAGGAGCTGGTGGCACTGCTGGACGCCGAGGGCATCCAGGAGACGGCAGTGGTGGCCCACTCCATGGGGACCCTGGTGGCGTCCCACTTCGCGGCCGCGCACCCCGGCCGGGTCACCCGGCTGGCCCTGCTCGGGCCGGTGCGCGCCCAGAGCGAGCAGGCGCGGCAGGCCACCTTGGCCCGGGCCCGCACGGTGCGGGAAGGCGGCATGTCGGCCGTGGCCGACGCCATCGTGTCCGTGGCCACCTCTGAGACGACCCGCACCGAGCGGCCGCTGGCCGCCGCCATGGTGAGGGAGCTGCTGCTGGGACAGGACCCCGAGGGCTACGCCCTGGCCTGCGAGGCCCTCGCATCCGCCGAGGAGCCGGATTTCGCCGGCATCAAGGCGCCGGTGTTGCTGCTGACGGGCAGCGAGGACAAGACCAGCCCCGTCGCCGTCAATGACGCGATCTTCTCCCTGCTGCCCAAGGCACGCCTGAAGGTCCTCGACGGGGTCGGCCACTGGCACACAGTCGAAGCCGCCGACCAGGTCACTCACGCACTGCAGGAATTCCTCACCCGCTGACAATGGCATGAGCCGCTTGAAAGGAAGGTGACGAGGATGTCACCCAACACCTCGATCCTGTTCACGAACGTCCGTGTCTTCGACTCGACCGGCAGCGAGCCGTTCGAAGGAGAGGTCCTCGTCCGCGGCGAGCGCATCGCGGAGGTGCGCCGCGGCAGCGGTGACCTGCCCCGGGACGGTGTGCGCGTCGTCGACGGGCGCGGGCAGTTCCTCATGTCCGGCCTGTGCGACGCCCACACGCACTTCTCCTGGATCGACTCTGCGGATCTTCCCGGCCTGGGCCGCCTGGGTGTCGAGGAACACACCCTGCTCTCGGCCAAGTCGGCCCTGACCTACCTCAACTGCGGTTACACGATGTGCGTCGGCGCGGCAGCGGCCAAGCCGCGGCTGGACGTCGTCATCCGCAACGCGATCAATGACGGGCTGATTCCCGGTCCCAGATACCTGGCCAACTGTCAGGAGATCGCCGTCACCGGCGGCGAGCTCGTCGACGGGATCACCGCCTTCGCCGACGGCCCGGAGGAAATGCGCAAGCAGGTCCGCCGCAACGTCGCCTACGGCGCCGACCTGGTCAAGCTGAGCATGTCGGGCGAGGAGATCACCGGCAACAAGCACGCCGAGGACAACTACTTCTCCGACGAAGAGGTCCTGGCCGTGACCACCGAAGCCCACCGCCGCGGCCTGCGGGTGTGCACGCACGCCCGCTCCGCCGAGAGCGTGAAAATGTCGCTGCGCAACAACGTCGACATCATCTACCACGCCAGCTTCATCGACGACGAGGGCATGGACATGCTGGAGGCGAAGAAGGACGAGGTCTTCGTCGCCCCGGGCCTGAACTGGCTGGTGGCCACCCTCCATGACGCCGCCGGCTTCGGCTACCCGCCGGAAGCGGCCGAGGCGGCCGGCTACAAGCACGAGCTGGAGTGCGCCATCGCGGGGCTGCAAGAGATGCGCAGGCGGGGCATCCGGGTTCTGCCCGGCGGCGACTACGGCTTCGCCTGGACACCGCACGGCACCTACGCCCGGGACCTGCAGCACTTCGTCGACCTGCTCGGCTACACACCGATGGAAACGCTGCTGGCCGCCACGAAGCTCGGTGGCGAGATCATGCGGATGCCCGAAGAACTCGGGCAGATCGGGCCCGGCTTCCTCGCCGACATGATCCTCGTCGACGGGGACCCCCTGCAGGACATCACCGTGCTGCAGAACCGCGACAACATCTCCGCGATCATGAAGGGCGGCTCCTTCCACAAAGACCCTGACGACAGTCGCCTCGGCAGGACCTCCTCCCTGACCGAGCAGCCCGTCATCGTTTCCTGAACCGTCCGGCAATCCGGCGCCCCCGGTCGCCCTGACCGGGGGCGCCGGCACGTCCACACCGCGCCGGCCAAAAACGGCAGGCGCGGGCAAGCCGTGTGCGCGGCCCGCAGGCCGTGGGCCGGTGAAACACGGAGAGGCAGTAGTGGACTTCCTTGCGGCTACGGCCATCACCGCAGCCGGCGCGGCAGCCGGGGCGATCAACGCGGTGGTCGGCTCCGGAACCCTGATCACCTTCCCCACTCTGCTCGCTCTGGGCTATCCGCCCGTCCTCGCCAATGTGTCGAACAACATCGGACTCGTGCCCGGAGTGCTCGGCGGCGTGTGGGGCTACCGGCGTGAACTGCGCGGGCAGGCCCGCCGCCTGGCCCACCTCGCCACAGCCTCCGCCCTGGGCGGGTGTGCAGGAGCACTGCTCCTGCTCAGGCTGCCGACCCGGACGTTCCAGGCAGCGGTGCCCGTACTGATCCTGACCACCTGTGCACTCACCCTCGCCCAGCCCTACCTGCGCCGCCGCCTGGACCGGCGCACGCGGACGCCCGGGCACGGGCCGCCGGGACTGTGGGCGGCAGTCTGCGCAGCGGGCGTGTACGGCGGCTACTTCGGAGCCGCACAGGGCATCCTCCTGATCGGCTTGCTGGGCTGCTCCGTACAGGAGAGCCTGCACCGCCTCAACGCCGCCAAGAACGTCCTGGCCGCGATCGTCAACACGGTTGCGGCACTGGCCTTCGTCGCCGCCACCACAGTCGACTGGTCCGTTGCCGCGTTCATCGCGCTCGGATCGACGCTCGGAGGACTGATCGGTGCCCGCACGGGCCGCCGCCTGCCACCCGCCGGGCTGCGAACACTCATCATCGTCGTCGGTGTCACCGCATCCGCCGTCATGCTCCGGTGACGGTGACTCGACAGACAACTGCCGTCGCCCAGCGTCGACAGAGCTTGCTGTGCATGCCGGGACGCAACGCGACGGGGCCGATGACGCCATCATCGATCTGCGGGAACACGCCGGGTTCTGGAGTCCGTGACGGATCTTCACGAACTGGCCTCGAACCGCCCGCCCGCCGGTGCGGTAGAGCCCCTCGCGGTGGTCTTCTCCGACGAGACGATCGGCACCAGGACTTCTGGCCGCACTCTGCGCGAGTTGGCCAACCGCCCCGAGCCAACCGAGGCCGCGATCGTGGTCTCGGGCGGGGTCGGCGCCTCCCGTACCGAAGTGGACACCGGCTGGTTCTCCCGCACCAATCCGGACCGGCCAGACCGGCCAGAGCGTGCCACCGCAGCGGTGC
This window of the Streptomyces sp. NBC_01275 genome carries:
- a CDS encoding alpha/beta fold hydrolase, which translates into the protein MRYARIHTTDGVRVCAVDEQGTTRAIRFADTGEWITELQQIIAAGPTAGKRVQVDGQAADGKLLAPLVPHRNVFCVGRNYSEHAAEFARSGFDATGSADGQHIPQHPVVFTKPAASVIASGDVVDPHTDITSALDYEGEIGIIIGRRCSKVSREEALQYVWGYTLINDVTARDLQRDHKQWFIGKSLDTFCPMGPWAVSADEIDIEDLQLQTRVNDELRQDANTSQLIFDVPTIIETLSAGITLEPGDVIATGTPVGVGIGFDPPKYLTTGDRVVVSAPGLGELTNVIGPVPGRDRLQSAGAARLFVEKIGQGTPVVFIHGLGGATTVYDQQASALAETHTVLRYDLSGHGRSPRAGVPSIADWVEELVALLDAEGIQETAVVAHSMGTLVASHFAAAHPGRVTRLALLGPVRAQSEQARQATLARARTVREGGMSAVADAIVSVATSETTRTERPLAAAMVRELLLGQDPEGYALACEALASAEEPDFAGIKAPVLLLTGSEDKTSPVAVNDAIFSLLPKARLKVLDGVGHWHTVEAADQVTHALQEFLTR
- a CDS encoding sulfite exporter TauE/SafE family protein, with product MDFLAATAITAAGAAAGAINAVVGSGTLITFPTLLALGYPPVLANVSNNIGLVPGVLGGVWGYRRELRGQARRLAHLATASALGGCAGALLLLRLPTRTFQAAVPVLILTTCALTLAQPYLRRRLDRRTRTPGHGPPGLWAAVCAAGVYGGYFGAAQGILLIGLLGCSVQESLHRLNAAKNVLAAIVNTVAALAFVAATTVDWSVAAFIALGSTLGGLIGARTGRRLPPAGLRTLIIVVGVTASAVMLR
- a CDS encoding amidohydrolase family protein translates to MSPNTSILFTNVRVFDSTGSEPFEGEVLVRGERIAEVRRGSGDLPRDGVRVVDGRGQFLMSGLCDAHTHFSWIDSADLPGLGRLGVEEHTLLSAKSALTYLNCGYTMCVGAAAAKPRLDVVIRNAINDGLIPGPRYLANCQEIAVTGGELVDGITAFADGPEEMRKQVRRNVAYGADLVKLSMSGEEITGNKHAEDNYFSDEEVLAVTTEAHRRGLRVCTHARSAESVKMSLRNNVDIIYHASFIDDEGMDMLEAKKDEVFVAPGLNWLVATLHDAAGFGYPPEAAEAAGYKHELECAIAGLQEMRRRGIRVLPGGDYGFAWTPHGTYARDLQHFVDLLGYTPMETLLAATKLGGEIMRMPEELGQIGPGFLADMILVDGDPLQDITVLQNRDNISAIMKGGSFHKDPDDSRLGRTSSLTEQPVIVS